A genomic segment from Lemur catta isolate mLemCat1 chromosome 9, mLemCat1.pri, whole genome shotgun sequence encodes:
- the FZD6 gene encoding frizzled-6 isoform X2 has translation MYFKSDELEFAKSFIGIVSIFCLCATLFTFLTFLIDVKRFRYPERPIIYYSVCYSIVSLMYFIGFLLGNSTACNKADDKLELGDTVVLGSQNKACTILFMFLYFFTMAGTVWWVILTITWFLAAGRKWSCEAIEQKAVWFHAVAWGIPGFLTVMLLAMNKVEGDNISGVCFVGLYDLDASRYFVLLPLCLCVFVGLSLLLAGIISLNHVRQVIQHDGRNQEKLKKFMIRIGVFSGLYLVPLVILLGCYVYEQVNRITWEITWVSDHCRQYHIPCPYQAKTDARPELALFMIKYLMTLIVGISAVFWVGSKKTCTEWAGFFKRNRKRDPISESRRVLQESCEFFLKHNSKVKHKKKHYKPSSHKLKVISKSMGTSTGATTNHGTSAVAITNHDYLGQETLTEIPTSPETSVRDGRADRASTPKLREQDCGGPAFSAASSSKLSGEQADGKGQAGSVNDRNSVSEGARSEGRVSPKSDIAETGLVQSNNLQVPSSSEPSSLKGSTSLLVHSVSGVRKEQGGGSHSDT, from the exons atgtattttaaaagtgatgAACTAGAGTTTGCAAAAAGTTTTATTGGCATAGTTTCAATATTTTGTCTTTGTGCAACTCTGTTCACATTCCTTACTTTTTTAATTGATGTTAAAAGATTCAGATACCCAGAGAGACCGATTATATATTACTCTGTCTGTTACAGCATCGTATCACTTATGTACTTTATTGGATTTTTGCTAGGCAATAGCACAGCCTGCAATAAGGCAGATGATAAGCTAGAACTTGGTGACACAGTTGTTCTAGGTTCTCAAAATAAGGCTTGCactattttgtttatgtttttgtatttttttacaaTGGCTGGCACCGTGTGGTGGGTGATTCTTACCATTACTTGGTTCTTAGCTGCAGGAAGAAAATGGAGTTGTGAAGCCATTGAACAAAAAGCAGTGTGGTTTCATGCTGTGGCATGGGGAATACCAGGCTTTCTGACAGTTATGCTTCTTGCTATGAACAAAGTTGAAGGAGACAACATTAGTGGAGTTTGCTTTGTTGGCCTTTATGACCTCGATGCTTCTCGCTACTTTGTACTCTTGCCACTGTGCCTTTGTGTGTTTGTTGGGCTGTCTCTTCTTTTAGCTGGCATTATTTCCTTAAATCACGTTCGACAAGTTATACAACATGATGGCCGGAAccaagaaaaactaaagaaatttatGATTCGAATTGGAGTCTTCAGTGGCCTGTATCTTGTGCCATTAGTGATACTTCTTGGATGTTACGTCTATGAGCAAGTGAACAGGATTACGTGGGAGATAACATGGGTCTCTGATCATTGTCGTCAGTACCATATCCCATGTCCTTATCAG GCAAAAACAGACGCTCGACCAGAATTGGctttatttatgataaaataccTTATGACTTTAATTGTTGGCATCTCTGCTGTGTTCTGGGTTGGAAGCAAAAAGACATGCACAGAATGGGCTGGGTTTTTTAAACGAAATCGCAAGAGAGA TCCAATCAGTGAAAGTCGAAGAGTGCTACAGGAGTCATGTGAGTTTTTCTTAAAGCACAATTCTAAAGTTAAACACAAAAAGAAGCACTACAAACCAAGTTCACACAAGCTGAAGGTCATTTCCAAATCCATGGGAACCAGCACTGGAGCTACCACAAATCATGGCACTTCTGCAGTAGCGATCACTAACCATGATTACTTAGGACAAGAAACTCTGACAGAAATCCCAACCTCTCCAGAAACGTCAGTGAGAGACGGGCGAGCAGACAGAGCAAGCACCCCCAAGTTAAGAGAACAGGACTGTGGAGGACCTGCCTTCTCAGCAGCATCCAGCTCCAAACTCTCTGGGGAACAGGCTGACGGGAAGGGCCAGGCAGGCAGTGTGAACGATAGGAACAGTGTGTCTGAAGGCGCTCGGAGTGAAGGAAG gGTAAGCCCAAAGAGTGATATTGCTGAAACTGGCCTGGTGCAGAGCAACAATTTGCAGGTCCCCAGTTCTTCCGAGCCAAGCAGCCTCAAAGGTTCCACATCTCTGCTTGTCCACTCAGTTTCAGGAGTGAGAAAAGAACAGGGAGGCGGTAGTCATTCAGatacttga